From Poecile atricapillus isolate bPoeAtr1 chromosome Z, bPoeAtr1.hap1, whole genome shotgun sequence, one genomic window encodes:
- the LOC131593107 gene encoding interferon-like, whose amino-acid sequence MAALKASQTRLPHAAPALPLLLTALATALACQQLWTHDDTFPGDALRLLQDMAPSHTQPCHLQEPPFFPDTLLRDNLHPHQAAVTALRILQHLFHTLSTNSTRQHWPTQDRNDLLNKLQHHIHLLEQCLPDNAALFKGPRNLLLTVNKYFRDIHLFLRAHNHSACAWDHVRLEARASLQHLHNLTRTMRR is encoded by the coding sequence ATGGCTGCGCTCAAAGCCTCACAGACACGCCTGCCGCACGCTGCCCCGGCGCTCCCGCTCCTCCTCACTGCTCTCGCCACCGCCCTCGCCTGCCAACAGCTCTGGACACACGACGACACCTTCCCTGGCGACGCACTCCGCCTCCTCCAGGACATGGCTCCcagccacacacagccctgccacctccaggagCCGCCCTTCTTCCCCGACACCCTCCTCCGCGACAACCTCCACCCGCACCAAGCCGCCGTCACCGCCCTACGCATCCTCCAGCACCTCTTCCACACCCTCAGCACCAACAGCACCCGCCAGCACTGGCCCACCCAGGATCGCAACGACCTCCTCAACAAACTCCAGCACCACATCCACCTCCTCGAGCAATGCCTCCCCGACAACGCCGCGCTCTTCAAAGGACCACGCAACCTGCTGCTCACCGTCAACAAGTACTTCAGGGACATCCACCTCTTCCTCCGTGCCCACAACCACAGCGCCTGCGCCTGGGACCACGTCCGCCTCGAAGCTCGCGCCTCTTTGCAGCACCTCCACAACCTCACACGCACCATGCGCCGCTAG
- the LOC131593105 gene encoding interferon-like, which produces MAALKAPQTRLPHAAPALPLLLTSLATALACQQLWTHDDTFPGDALHLLQDMAPSHTQPCHLQEPPFFPDTLLRDNLHPHQAAATALRILQHLFHTLSTNSTRQHWPTQARNDLLNKLQHHIHLLEQCLPDNAALFKGPRNLLLTVNKYFRDIHLFLRAHNHSACAWDHVRLEARASLQHLHNLTRTMRR; this is translated from the coding sequence ATGGCTGCGCTCAAAGCCCCACAGACACGCCTGCCGCACGCCGCCCCGGCGCTCCCGCTCCTCCTCACCTCTCTCGCCACCGCCCTCGCCTGCCAACAGCTCTGGACACACGACGACACCTTCCCTGGCGACGCACTCCACCTCCTCCAGGACATGGCTCCcagccacacacagccctgccacctccaggagCCGCCCTTCTTCCCCGACACCCTCCTCCGCGACAACCTCCACCCGCACCAAGCCGCCGCCACCGCCCTACGCATCCTCCAGCACCTCTTCCACACCCTCAGCACCAACAGCACCCGCCAGCACTGGCCCACCCAGGCTCGCAACGACCTCCTCAACAAACTCCAGCACCACATCCACCTCCTCGAGCAATGCCTCCCCGACAACGCCGCGCTCTTCAAAGGACCACGCAACCTGCTGCTCACCGTCAACAAGTACTTCAGGGACATCCACCTCTTCCTCCGTGCCCACAACCACAGCGCCTGCGCCTGGGACCACGTCCGCCTCGAAGCTCGCGCCTCTTTGCAGCACCTCCACAACCTCACACGCACCATGCGCCGCTAG
- the LOC131593091 gene encoding interferon-like, whose amino-acid sequence MAALKAPQTRLPHAAPVLPLLLTSLATALACQQLWTHDDTFPGDALRLLQDMAPSHTQPCHLQEPPFFPDTLLRDNLHPHQAAVTALRILQHLFHTLSTNSTRQHWPTQARNDLLNKLQHHIHLLEQCLPDNAALFKGPRNLLLTVNKYFRDIHLFLRAHNHSACAWDHVRLEARASLQHLHNLTRTMRR is encoded by the coding sequence ATGGCTGCGCTCAAAGCCCCACAGACACGCCTGCCGCACGCCGCCCCGGTGCTCCCGCTCCTCCTCACCTCTCTCGCCACCGCCCTCGCCTGCCAACAGCTCTGGACACACGACGACACCTTCCCTGGCGACGCACTCCGCCTCCTCCAGGACATGGCTCCcagccacacacagccctgccacctccaggagCCGCCCTTCTTCCCCGACACCCTCCTCCGCGACAACCTCCACCCGCACCAAGCCGCCGTCACCGCCCTACGCATCCTCCAGCACCTCTTCCACACCCTCAGCACCAACAGCACCCGCCAGCACTGGCCCACCCAGGCTCGCAACGACCTCCTCAACAAACTCCAGCACCACATCCACCTCCTCGAGCAATGCCTCCCCGACAACGCCGCGCTCTTCAAAGGACCACGCAACCTGCTGCTCACCGTCAACAAGTACTTCAGGGACATCCACCTCTTCCTCCGTGCCCACAACCACAGCGCCTGCGCCTGGGACCACGTCCGCCTCGAAGCTCGCGCCTCTTTGCAGCACCTCCACAACCTCACACGCACCATGCGCCGCTAG
- the LOC131593092 gene encoding interferon-like has protein sequence MAALKAPQTRLPHAAPVLPLLLTSLATALACQQLWTHDDTFPGDALRLLQDMAPSHTQPCHLQEPPFFPDTLLRDNLHPHQAAVTALRILQHLFHTLSTNSTRQHWPTQARNDLLNKLQHHIHLLEQCLPDNAVLFKGPRNLLLTVNKYFRDIHLFLRAHNHSACAWDHVRLEARASLQHLHNLTRTMRR, from the coding sequence ATGGCTGCGCTCAAAGCCCCACAGACACGCCTGCCGCACGCCGCCCCGGTGCTCCCGCTCCTCCTCACCTCTCTCGCCACCGCCCTCGCCTGCCAACAGCTCTGGACACACGACGACACCTTCCCTGGCGACGCACTCCGCCTCCTCCAGGACATGGCTCCcagccacacacagccctgccacctccaggagCCGCCCTTCTTCCCCGACACCCTCCTCCGCGACAACCTCCACCCGCACCAAGCCGCCGTCACCGCCCTACGCATCCTCCAGCACCTCTTCCACACCCTCAGCACCAACAGCACCCGCCAGCACTGGCCCACCCAGGCTCGCAACGACCTCCTCAACAAACTCCAGCACCACATCCACCTCCTCGAGCAATGCCTCCCCGACAACGCCGTGCTCTTCAAAGGACCACGCAACCTGCTGCTCACCGTCAACAAGTACTTCAGGGACATCCACCTCTTCCTCCGTGCCCACAACCACAGCGCCTGCGCCTGGGACCACGTCCGCCTCGAAGCTCGCGCCTCTTTGCAGCACCTCCACAACCTCACACGCACCATGCGCCGCTAG